A window of the Paralichthys olivaceus isolate ysfri-2021 chromosome 5, ASM2471397v2, whole genome shotgun sequence genome harbors these coding sequences:
- the LOC109643069 gene encoding prostaglandin E2 receptor EP1 subtype-like, with protein MLAMQHYNSSGIMASPSPSNDTTMVREACNGTPPTSNPLAAALTMTLGILFNVVALIILAKAYNRFRRRSKATFLLFASSLVATDLAGHVIAGTLVLRIYSTVNNSTVNTTSSCRDPDASCLFLGSCMVFFGLCPLFLGCAMAAERCLGVTRPLLHARLVTTARTKMALTLIWLLALLVALLPFFNLGAYTYQYPGTWCFIRVMEDTKASDLAFVMLFSGLALSSLAVAFVCNTISGITLVRARLKKRCSSQRRSATSNDTEMVVQLVGIMVTSCICWSPLLIFGVMSAMWSYRNPLSSDRDTYQALMVTGVRMATCNQILDPWVYILLRRAILRKIYRITKKQASFKGSTFRTTRWDLSSFQNSEKTSGNKMI; from the exons ATGCTGGCGATGCAACACTACAACTCCTCAGGAATTAtggcctccccctccccctctaaCGACACCACCATGGTGCGGGAGGCTTGTAATGGCACCCCCCCGACGAGCAACCCCTTGGCTGCAGCCCTCACCATGACTCTGGGCATCTTGTTCAACGTGGTGGCCCTGATCATTCTCGCCAAGGCTTACAACCGCTTCCGTCGCCGGTCAAAGGCCACGTTCCTGCTCTTCGCCAGCTCCCTGGTGGCGACAGATCTGGCTGGACATGTTATCGCCGGAACCCTGGTGTTGAGAATATACTCCACAGTGAACAACTCCACAGTGAACACCACCTCCAGCTGCAGGGACCCTGATGCCTCGTGTCTGTTTTTGGGAAGCTGCATGGTGTTCTTCGGCCTGTGCCCACTTTTCCTGGGTTGTGCCATGGCTGCTGAGCGCTGTCTGGGCGTCACGAGGCCTCTGCTACATGCACGCCTGGTGACCACAGCACGGACTAAAATGGCACTGACCCTCATCTGGCTACTGGCATTATTAGTGGCCCTCCTGCCCTTCTTCAACCTGGGTGCATACACCTATCAGTACCCAGGCACGTGGTGCTTCATCAGGGTGATGGAGGACACTAAAGCCTCGGACCTGGCCTTTGTGATGCTGTTCTCTGGACTTGCGTTGAGTTCTCTGGCCGTGGCCTTTGTATGCAACACCATCAGTGGGATCACGCTGGTGCGAGCCCGGCTAAAGAAGAGGTGCAGCTCCCAGCGCCGCTCGGCCACGTCTAATGACACGGAGATGGTGGTGCAGCTGGTCGGCATCATGGTCACCTCCTGCATCTGCTGGAGCCCTCTGCTG atcttTGGAGTGATGTCGGCCATGTGGTCCTACAGAAACCCCTTGAGCAGTGACCGGGACACTTACCAGGCTCTGATGGTGACGGGCGTCAGGATGGCGACCTGCAACCAGATCCTGGACCCTTGGGTCTACATCCTGCTGCGGCGGGCCATCCTCAGGAAGATCTACCGCATCACCAAGAAGCAGGCCAGTTTCAAGGGAAGCACTTTTCGCACCACTCGCTGGGACCTCAGCTCCTTTCAGAACTCAGAGAAAACCAGTGGCAATAAGATGATCTGA